A window of Fodinibius salinus contains these coding sequences:
- the ccsA gene encoding cytochrome c biogenesis protein CcsA has product MKPWKYIVALWMTGVVIAGFLIPIPEIPILKESARNLFLHVPMWMTMSVCFALGLFYSIKYLHDPDLSVDRKAETTTQIGLIFGICGLLTGSVWARFTWGTWWTFSEPRMNLAALGMMIYVAYFVLRTAFDNPEKRAKIAAVYNVFAATTIPFLLYIIPRQLPSLHPGADGNPAFSEITAPELRYIFYPAVIGFIGLAIWLIDILNRYKKVKYQLEQQEL; this is encoded by the coding sequence ATGAAACCGTGGAAATATATTGTCGCTCTCTGGATGACCGGAGTTGTTATTGCAGGATTTCTGATCCCAATTCCAGAAATTCCTATTCTTAAAGAATCAGCACGGAATCTGTTTTTGCACGTGCCTATGTGGATGACGATGTCGGTTTGTTTTGCGCTGGGACTTTTTTACAGCATCAAATATTTACACGATCCCGATTTGTCTGTTGATCGCAAAGCCGAGACGACCACACAGATAGGATTAATTTTTGGAATTTGTGGACTGCTGACCGGCTCAGTATGGGCGCGGTTTACGTGGGGAACTTGGTGGACGTTCTCGGAGCCTCGTATGAATCTGGCAGCCCTGGGGATGATGATTTATGTGGCTTATTTTGTACTGCGCACCGCATTTGACAATCCCGAGAAGCGTGCCAAAATTGCGGCTGTCTATAATGTATTTGCCGCAACAACCATACCGTTTTTGTTATATATTATCCCCCGCCAGTTACCCAGCCTGCATCCCGGGGCAGATGGCAATCCGGCCTTTAGCGAAATAACAGCGCCGGAACTCCGCTACATTTTTTATCCGGCCGTTATTGGATTTATTGGGCTGGCAATTTGGTTGATTGATATCCTAAACCGGTATAAAAAGGTTAAGTACCAACTAGAACAACAAGAACTATGA
- a CDS encoding PH domain-containing protein: MSKQFNDSTITLEPSWKNHIVGYLLSILCIPLLGIGFIGLYWVYIKQHTYSYTFSDTQLTSQGKKYERHIDLVNIKKIRVDQTFIQRKMGVGDIILQTSASSVTLQGLEGPEKIKQLLEKAIFAEQQRHKEKEESKPKEPEHNPGSMEKMNYLTGLWQQGLVSDEDYKEEKKHFE, translated from the coding sequence ATGTCTAAACAGTTTAACGACAGCACAATTACGCTTGAGCCGAGCTGGAAAAACCACATTGTTGGCTACCTGCTATCTATACTTTGTATCCCCCTTTTGGGTATTGGGTTCATTGGCCTCTACTGGGTATACATAAAACAACATACCTATTCTTATACCTTCAGCGATACGCAGCTTACCTCTCAGGGCAAGAAATACGAACGGCATATTGATCTGGTCAATATTAAGAAAATCCGGGTTGATCAAACCTTCATCCAACGAAAGATGGGCGTTGGTGACATTATACTGCAAACTTCAGCTTCTTCTGTAACATTGCAGGGACTTGAAGGTCCTGAAAAGATAAAACAACTGCTTGAAAAAGCTATTTTTGCCGAGCAACAGCGTCACAAAGAGAAAGAAGAAAGCAAACCCAAAGAACCGGAACACAATCCCGGGAGCATGGAGAAGATGAATTACCTTACCGGACTTTGGCAACAAGGACTGGTTTCTGACGAGGACTACAAAGAGGAAAAAAAGCATTTTGAATAG
- a CDS encoding MFS transporter has protein sequence MLENIRPYIDLVSNNRDYRRLWLSQIVSNFGDWFGILAVYALITRYSDSEFLLGLIIVVKMLSLASFSPFAGYLTDRFDRRRIMIACDLLRGLLVACLLLVVSYETLWLAYVLTALQMMLSAVFEPAKTSSIPNVTTKEELVDANVLSSASWSIIFTMGMGFGGLATAWLGTDLVFIIDALSYGLSAWFIYGAVIPQEKMSEKELHRTRNPLVGIKEGFQYLRDNPQVLRPTLAKACFTMFLGALTYMLILVSEEVLLMGSVGLGLLYASRGVGTGIGPIIGRRIFKQESGWIRAMGFCMMFGGLMYAVVGWTTSLVVMLVFVFIAHAASGANWVMSTVLLQRRTPDTFRGRIFSTEWLLFTVAQSISVMAASWILENGWLTIQQTMIIFSMLLSLAGVFWHQTLTQDEDHYQEGVEDLTTAGTVDHA, from the coding sequence GTGCTCGAGAATATACGTCCATATATTGACTTAGTTTCCAACAATCGGGATTACCGCCGGTTGTGGCTTAGCCAAATTGTATCTAATTTCGGCGACTGGTTTGGCATCTTAGCAGTTTATGCGCTCATCACGCGCTATTCAGATTCTGAGTTTTTGCTAGGATTAATCATCGTGGTCAAGATGTTAAGCCTGGCAAGCTTTTCACCCTTTGCGGGATATTTGACGGATCGATTCGATCGCCGTCGAATTATGATAGCATGCGATCTGCTTCGGGGACTTTTGGTAGCGTGTTTATTACTTGTAGTCTCATACGAAACGCTTTGGCTTGCCTATGTGCTTACCGCTCTGCAGATGATGTTATCTGCCGTTTTTGAACCGGCCAAGACCTCGTCCATTCCCAACGTTACCACCAAAGAGGAGTTGGTAGATGCTAACGTACTATCTTCGGCCAGCTGGAGCATAATTTTTACAATGGGTATGGGATTTGGCGGCCTTGCTACGGCATGGCTGGGTACTGATTTGGTATTCATCATTGATGCTCTTTCGTATGGACTGTCGGCCTGGTTTATTTATGGTGCAGTTATCCCGCAGGAAAAAATGTCGGAAAAAGAATTACACCGAACGAGAAATCCACTTGTGGGTATCAAAGAAGGATTTCAATATTTACGAGATAACCCACAGGTACTGCGTCCTACGTTGGCCAAAGCTTGTTTTACTATGTTCTTAGGGGCCCTTACCTATATGCTGATCCTGGTATCCGAGGAGGTGCTGCTTATGGGCAGTGTAGGGCTTGGACTATTATACGCCTCTCGCGGTGTGGGAACGGGGATTGGTCCAATTATTGGCCGACGTATTTTTAAGCAAGAGAGCGGTTGGATACGTGCCATGGGGTTTTGCATGATGTTTGGCGGATTGATGTATGCTGTGGTGGGATGGACCACGAGTTTGGTGGTGATGCTGGTGTTTGTATTTATTGCTCACGCGGCCTCGGGTGCCAACTGGGTGATGAGTACCGTACTTCTTCAGCGCCGCACTCCTGATACTTTTCGAGGGCGCATCTTTAGTACGGAGTGGCTGCTGTTTACAGTGGCGCAGTCAATATCGGTTATGGCCGCTTCATGGATTCTTGAAAATGGATGGCTCACCATTCAGCAGACTATGATAATATTTTCGATGCTGCTGAGTTTAGCCGGAGTTTTTTGGCATCAAACGCTTACGCAGGATGAGGATCACTATCAAGAGGGCGTAGAGGATTTAACAACGGCGGGAACCGTAGATCATGCTTAA
- a CDS encoding cytochrome c maturation protein CcmE, with the protein MKPKLIIGIVAIVGFTSLLMYNFGNSISTYVNFEQASGMEGAHVVGTWDDSQQYGFSMESKQFSFYMKDQEGNTRRVVYPKSKPNNFEQAEKLVVIGEMEDGVFYANEMLMKCPSKYNNADAAEFEKANTSKSS; encoded by the coding sequence ATGAAACCGAAACTTATTATCGGTATTGTGGCTATTGTCGGGTTTACCTCTCTATTGATGTACAACTTTGGCAACAGCATCAGCACCTATGTGAATTTTGAACAAGCTTCTGGCATGGAAGGAGCCCATGTAGTGGGTACCTGGGACGATTCTCAGCAGTATGGTTTTTCCATGGAATCTAAACAGTTTTCATTTTATATGAAGGATCAGGAGGGTAATACGCGGCGTGTGGTCTACCCTAAGAGTAAACCCAACAATTTTGAGCAGGCAGAGAAGCTGGTTGTAATTGGAGAGATGGAAGACGGTGTGTTTTATGCCAACGAGATGCTAATGAAGTGCCCCTCGAAATATAACAACGCTGACGCTGCTGAATTTGAAAAGGCCAACACTTCTAAAAGTTCCTGA
- the dut gene encoding dUTP diphosphatase — translation MNIPFKKLSHAVDLPLPSYESEYAAGMDLRAALTEPMTLAPGKRALVPTGLKMALPKGYEAQIRPRSGLAYRNGITMLNTPGTIDADYRGELKVLAVNLGEEPFKITHGDRIAQMVIAPVIQPDIDEVDTLPETERGEGGFGSTGVQ, via the coding sequence ATGAATATACCGTTTAAAAAATTATCACATGCAGTGGACTTGCCACTGCCGTCTTACGAATCTGAATATGCCGCAGGCATGGATCTCCGCGCTGCTCTTACCGAGCCTATGACCCTGGCACCGGGCAAGCGGGCATTGGTACCCACCGGATTAAAGATGGCACTTCCCAAGGGATATGAAGCCCAGATTCGCCCCCGAAGTGGATTGGCTTATCGAAACGGTATTACCATGTTGAACACTCCGGGTACCATTGATGCCGACTACCGTGGGGAGCTGAAAGTACTGGCCGTAAATTTGGGTGAAGAGCCGTTTAAGATTACCCATGGAGATCGTATAGCGCAGATGGTTATCGCTCCGGTTATTCAGCCTGATATTGATGAAGTGGACACGCTACCCGAAACCGAGCGTGGAGAAGGCGGATTTGGCAGTACAGGAGTTCAATAG